In the Podospora pseudocomata strain CBS 415.72m chromosome 5, whole genome shotgun sequence genome, one interval contains:
- a CDS encoding hypothetical protein (EggNog:ENOG503NU0C; COG:S) codes for MGHITDASGVSFTNPLKRTPSAEQAVMTYARNDSRPITFGLVKGTPAWKGDETWHTGGTDPNAPEHLTVELKDSNGNHITTKHIDRNGNAC; via the exons ATGGGACACATCACAGATGCAAGCGGCGTCAGCTTTACCAATCCTCTCAAGAGGACACCATCAGCCGAGCAAGCGGTCATGACGTATGCGAGAAACGACTCTCGGCCCATTACGTTTGGTCTGGTGAAAGGTACTCCTGCCTGGAA AGGAGACGAGACCTGGCATACGGGTGGAACTGATCCGAATGCCCCGGAGCACCTCACCGTCGAGTTGAAGGACAGCAACGGaaatcacatcaccaccaagcatATCGACCGCAATGGAAATGCGTGCTGA
- a CDS encoding hypothetical protein (COG:S; EggNog:ENOG503NX9U), giving the protein MTTTEACRGLRRIVPVDDAPDDATIDIIAIHGLGTESPRTWEFKKRNGDGVVNWLSDADMLPAALPKAHIYTYDWNANYFANAPVQTLLGHADTLLGLFAEGRGSQTRPIIFVASCFGGLILTEAIIRAAQEGSAYRHILISTVGIVFLATPFQGSDAAKQAQWQVLVAGIMGKQASDQLIKDLEQKHDFVRQRVQKFAEIANAEAVRLPLNCFFETRKTKILKRILPSEWANRLSIGITRKILVTESSACLHGFPRRGLDATHSGMNKFKGPECPNFKLVKDAVQQFAGNASDVLKRRENSTVKGHWIVRFGRNKEFVGRESILEDLLKRVLPSGDEDDCQRTAIEGLGGVGKTQIALETAYRIRDVQPECSVFWVPAVDATAFENAYRAIGQQLKVPGIDEEKADVKALIKSVLGREYG; this is encoded by the exons ATGACCACGACAGAG GCTTGCAGGGGACTCCGCCGGATCGTCCCAGTCGACGACGCTCCCGACGACGCGACGATCGA TATTATCGCAATCCACGGATTGGGCACCGAGTCGCCGCGGACATGGGAGtttaagaaaagaaatggggatggggttgtgaacTGGCTGTCGGACGCCGacatgctgccggcagcCCTACCAAAGGCCCACATATATACGTACGACTGGAATGCAAACTACTTCGCAAATGCACCCGTGCAGACGCTGCTCGGCCATGCCGATACGCTACTCGGTCTTTTCGCCGAAGGCCGTGGTTCGCAAACGCGACCGATTATCTTCGTCGcctcttgttttggagggcttaTTCTGACCGAG GCAATCATCCGAGCCGCCCAGGAAGGCAGCGCCTATAGACATATCCTGATTTCCACTGTCGGCATCGTGTTTCTCGCCACTCCATTCCAGGGTAGTGATGCTGCGAAGCAGGCTCAgtggcaggtgctggttgcCGGCATTATGGGAAAGCAGGCCTCTGACCAACTCATAAAAGACCTTGAGCAGAAACACGACTTCGTCCGCCAGCGCGTTCAGAAGTTCGCCGAGATCGCTAATGCTGAGGCAGTGCGACTACCCCTGAATTGCTTTTTCGAGACCAGGAAGACGAAGATACTAAAACGCATTCTACCGTCGGAGTGGGCGAATCGCCTATCAATAGGTATTACCCGCAAAATT CTTGTGACGGAATCTTCGGCCTGCCTGCATGGTTTCCCTCGCCGAGGCCTGGATGCGACCCATTCAGGGATGAATAAATTTAAGGGTCCAGAATGCCCCAACTTCAAACTAGTTAAAGATGCGGTCCAGCAATTCGCGGGAAACGCATCGGATGTTTTGAAACGGCGGGAGAACT CTACCGTGAAGGGACACTGGATCGTCCGGTTCGGACGTAATAAGGAATTCGTCGGGCGTGAATCAATTCTCGAAGATCTTCTAAAGAGGGTTCTTCCTAGtggagacgaagatgacTGCCAACGGACCGCCATCGAAGGtctggggggggttggaaagacGCAGATCGCGCTGGAGACCGCTTATCGCATTCGCGACGTGCAGCCGGAATGCTCGGTCTTTTGGGTTCCCGCTGTGGATGCCACCGCTTTCGAGAATGCATACCGCGCTATCGGCCAGCAGCTTAAGGTACCGGGAatcgacgaagaaaaagcagatgTTAAGGCACTTATTAAGTCCGTATTGGGCCGCGAGTATGGGTAA
- a CDS encoding hypothetical protein (EggNog:ENOG503P2VJ; COG:S), whose translation MDPLSITAGIVGIVAPTLHCVRLLVEDLQNIADAPNTVKALTNNLQSVELALDSLGAVTDSQWESLGDAITTQSKATITSCKTSCERFKTSLDRWTRHSTDGTLSWRDRATLGIFRQDHIKSISKQLQQCNITLTSVTSIATLTQLLQQAQAAEEIKTIISTKETAVNNAITATNDQSAEVSAQLVALTLAEPGEGETDADQASATKQVAMEKKALHESRMLFEELLFVIQTAAANARADQGTTITFGNNNSGQQVGVNSGTITATFGRRG comes from the exons ATGGATCCTCTCAGTATCACAGCCGGCATCGTGGGTATTGTCGCACCAACGCTGCACTGCGTGCGACTCTTGGTAGAGGACTTGCAGAACATTGCCGACGCACCTAATACCGTGAAGGCGCTCACCAACAATCTCCAATCAGTGGAACTTGCTCTTGACTCGTTGGGGGCTGTGACGGACTCGCAGTGGGAATCCCTGGGCGATGCTATTACTACCCAGTCGAAAGCTACGATAACTTCCTGCAAAACTTCCTGCGAAAGGTTCAAGACCTCTCTCGATCGCTGGACCCGGCACAGCACAGATGGAACGCTCTCCTGGCGAGACCGCGCAACTCTGGGCATCTTCAGACAGGACCACATCAAATCCATATCGAAGCAGCTTCAGCAATGCAACATCACGCTGACCTCTGTAACGAGCATTGCAACCTT GACACAGCTCCTGCAGCAGGCTCAAGCAGCCGAAGAGATCAAGACGATAATATCGAcgaaggagacggcggtTAACAATGCGATCACAGCGACAAACGATCAGTCGGCCGAAGTTAGTGCTCAGCTGGTAGCGCTTACCCTAGCAGAgccgggcgagggtgaaACGGACGCCGATCAGGCGAGCGCGACGAAGCAGGTTgcgatggaaaagaaagcacTGCATGAATCGCGCATGCTGTTTGAGGAACTGCTCTTCGTGATCCAGACAGCAGCCGCAAATGCCCGAGCAGACCAGggaaccacaatcacctTTGGAAACAATAATAGTGGCCAGCAAGTGGGAGTCAACAGCGGGACTATCACTGCTACATTTGGCCGAAGGGGGTAG
- a CDS encoding hypothetical protein (COG:S; EggNog:ENOG503NX9U), translated as MLFNYGREQITRKRQQVFFPNLGKYKEAEQIHRQALQLREKVLGKEHPDTLSSMNNLASVLDSQGKYEKAEQMHRQALQLREKVLGKEHPDTLSSMNNLALVLRSQGKYEEAEQIHRQELQLSEKVLGKEHPDTLGSMNNLAVVLDSQGKYEEAEQMHRQALQLREKVLGKEHPDTLSSMNNLALVLDSQGKYEEAEQIHRQELQLSEKVLGKEHPSTLSSMSNLAVVLRSQGKYEEAEQIHRQALQLREKVLGKEHPDTLGSMNNLAVVLDSQGKYEEAEQMHRQALQLREKVLGKEHPDTLGSMNNLAVVLDSQRKYEGAEQIHRQALQLSEKVLGKEHPSTLSSMSNLASVLRSQGKYEEAEQMHRQALQLREKVSEIR; from the exons ATGCTCTTCAACTACGGAAGAGAACAGATAACGAGGAAGCGACAACAGGTCTTCTTTCCAAA TTTAGGGAAGTataaggaggccgagcagatacatcggcaggcgctgcagctaagggagaaggtgttgggcaaggagcatcccgacacgctcagtagcatgaacaaccttgcgagtgtgcttgatagccaggggaagtatgagaaggccgagcagatgcatcggcaggcgctgcagctaagggagaaggtgttgggcaaggagcatcccgacacgctcagtagcatgaacaaccttgcgcttgtgcttcgtagccaggggaagtatgaggaggccgagcagatacatcggcaggagcTCCAGCTatctgagaaggtgttgggcaaggagcatcccgacacgctcggtagcatgaacaaccttgcggttgtgcttgatagccaggggaagtatgaggaggccgagcagatgcatcggcaggcgctgcagctaagggagaaggtgttgggcaaggagcatcccgacacgctcagtagcatgaacaaccttgcgcttgtgcttgatagccaggggaagtatgaggaggccgagcagatacatcggcaggagcTCCAGCTatctgagaaggtgttgggcaaggagcatccctccacgctcaGTAGCATGAGCAACCTTGCGGTTGTGCTTCGTAGCCaagggaagtatgaggaggccgagcagatacatcggcaggcgctgcagctaagggagaaggtgttgggcaaggagcatcccgacacgcttggtagcatgaacaaccttgcggttgtgcttgatagccaggggaagtatgaggaggccgagcagatgcatcggcaggcgctgcagctaagggagaaggtgttgggcaaggagcatcccgacacgcttggtagcatgaacaaccttgcggttgtgcttgatagccagaGGAAGTATGAGGgggccgagcagatacatcggcaggcgctgcagctatctgagaaggtgttgggcaaggagcatccctccacgctcaGTAGCATGagcaaccttgcgagtgtgcttcgtagccaggggaagtatgaggaggcagagcagatgcatcggcaggcgctgcagctaagggagaaggtgtcggAGATCAGATGA
- a CDS encoding hypothetical protein (EggNog:ENOG503P3JT; COG:T), which yields MPTTAAAENHATPGDTGPQRTSPEPESARPLAPLSSTESDISSTESNIEEGRDSYRPGRFHPVYIGDIYAEKYKVLSKIGYGVYSTVWLVRDLTKPEGGEHRFRALKVLSAESYAEDHPIFEKEILKHLRDGGDKDELGYAYICHIVDDFEHQGPNGTHVCLVFELMGETLRSFGAWFKDNQLPYPVIHRFTIQLLLALDYAHGCDVIHTDIKPDNIFVKFRDTSQIESGYLVQAPIPKQDRTEEAYTPIRSIPLRQFYFTQEDSRNVDQFDIALGDWGVSSWATKHLTENIQPVTLRAPEVLIKAPWDATVDWWNLGALLLELYLAVRMFSGRVPPDRHYEPKTHIAEIVDLFGPFPKELLEKGDQNIVRDIFDDEGRPKGIGPLGRSPLESEAFMPGLRDDDRKEFASFLRAIMKINPADRLSTEDLLRHPWLGAMQ from the exons atgcccaccaccgccgctgccgagAATCATGCCACCCCTGGAGATACCGGCCCGCAAAGAACGTCGCCGGAACCGGAGTCCGCCCGCCCCCTCGCACCTTTGTCCAGTACTGAAAGCGACATTTCCAGTACTGAAAGCAACATTGAGGAGGGTAGAGACTCGTACAGACCAGGCAGATTTCATCCAGTGTACATCGGCGATATCTATGCCGAGAAATACAAGGTCTTGAGTAAAATCGGCTACGGTGTGTACTCGACCGTTTGGCTTGTTAGGGACTTGACGAAACC AGAGGGCGGCGAGCATAGATTTCGCGCTCTCAAGGTACTGAGTGCAGAATCCTACGCTGAAGACCACCCAATTTTTGAGAAGGAGATCCTCAAACACCTGCGCGATGGTGGAGATAAAGATGAGCTTGGCTACGCCTACATATGCCACATTGTCGATGATTTTGAGCACCAAGGCCCCAACGGAACTCATGTTTGCCTCGTTTTCGAGCTCATGGGGGAGACTTTGCGGAGTTTTGGCGCCTGGTTTAAAGACAACCAACTCCCCTACCCTGTCATCCATAGGTTCACgatccagctgctgctggccctTGACTATGCCCATGGCTGCGATGTCATCCACACAG ACATCAAGCCGGACAACATCTTTGTCAAATTTCGGGACACTTCCCAGATAGAGTCCGGCTATCTCGTCCAAGCCCCAATTCCCAAGCAAGATAGGACCGAGGAAGCATACACACCCATTCGGTCCATCCCGCTACGTCAGTTCTACTTCACCCAAGAGGATTCAAGAAATGTCGACCAGTTTGACATTGCTCTAGGCGACTGGGGTGTATCCAGCTGGGCTACGAAGCACCTCACTGAGAATATCCAACCCGTGACCCTACGGGCCCCAGAAGTTCTCATCAAGGCCCCATGGGATGCAACAGTTGACTGGTGGAACCTCGGGGCTCTTCTGCTTGAGCTTTACCTCGCCGTTCGCATGTTTTCCGGTAGGGTTCCACCTGATCGGCATTACGAGCCCAAGACGCATATTGCCGAGATCGTGGACCTATTTGGGCCCTTTCCGAAGGAGCTTCTAGAAAAGGGAGATCAGAATATCGTTCGGGACATCTTTGACGACGAAGGGAGGCCCAAGGGCATCGGCCCGCTTGGCAGGTCGCCATTGGAATCAGAGGCGTTCATGCCTGGGCTTAGGGATGACGACAGGAAAGAATTCGCCTCCTTTCTCAGGGCTATCATGAAGATCAACCCGGCTGATCGATTGTCGACCGAGGATTTGTTGAGGCATCCTTGGTTGGGCGCCATGCAATAG
- a CDS encoding hypothetical protein (COG:Z; EggNog:ENOG503NYQ3), translating to MPTSDLRLDPRGYKTHKWLDLDATYLIVKPKFSLRFRHADELRIESAMSDSYRFGDYNNGSQVGTNRGTIYNTFPQAPERSETPPRPFATIPFSRDPDFVNRGDILEQIDRRCSEPAARVALVGLGGIGKSQLAIEFAHRITEKQPDIWVFWVHAGMYERVEDGFRTIANTVKLAGRNEPKANIPQLVYSWLSNERNDKWIMILDSADDRDVFDNANIAHGTTSGNERERRPFATYLPQSQNGSIIVTTRNRELAFRLTGRRQNMIEVGPMAQTDALALLEKKLGSPADLDVAADLVQALDLVPLAISQAAAYIQARAPRSSPEKYLAEFRKKQSLQYDAGDLRRDGGASNAVLTTWQISFDYIRSKRPSAADLLSLMSFFDRQGIPGWVLKPRRVTKEDIPGRRIDEDGDTDFDNGRSATDGAMVTWMVTHSDLTDDSADTTDDGFEDDVAMLRDYCIIATTEMDEFEMHGLVQFSTRKWLEQWGQQETFKQKFIERMAASFPTGDYKNWATCRNLFAHVQVALGYRPSENREEIWATLLYNGGWFAWSQGRYEVAQRMVGKARRARENRLGKEDTASLDSMSLFALILLHRGQWEEAEKLFLQVMETRKTKLGADHPDTLTSMANLASTFWNQGRWEEAEKLFVQVMETSKTKLGADHPDTLSSMANLASTYRNQGRWEEAEKLFVQVMETSKTKLGADHPSTLSSMANLASTFWNQGRWEEAEKLFVQVMETRKTKLGADHPDTLTSMANLAFTWKSQGRHSTALALMKDCAQARQRRLGAEHPDTLSSLAIVTKWGS from the exons ATGCCCACTTCCGATCTTCGCCTCGATCCACGAGGttacaaaacacacaaatggCTCGATCTTGACGCTACTTACCTCATCGTAAAACCCAAGTTTTCTCTACGCTTCCGCCACGCTGACGAGCTCAGGATAGAAAGTGCAATGTCAGACAGTTATCGTTTCGGTGACTATAACAATGGTTCCCAGGTGGGGACCAACAGGGGGACGATCTACAATACTTTCCCGCAGGCGCCAG AACGATCAGAAACCCCGCCGCGGCCATTCGCgaccatccccttctcccgcgaTCCCGATTTTGTCAACCGCGGAGACATTCTCGAGCAAATCGACCGGCGATGTTCCGAGCCCGCCGCTCGTGTGGCCCTCGTAGGCTTGGGCGGTATCGGCAAGTCGCAGCTGGCCATCGAGTTCGCTCACCGGATCACTGAAAAGCAGCCGGACATATGGGTATTCTGGGTCCACGCTGGAATGTATGAgcgcgtcgaggatggcttcagGACGATTGCCAACACCGTCAAGCTGGCCGGCCGGAACGAGCCCAAGGCGAACATCCCACAGCTTGTGTACAGCTGGCTTTCCAACGAACGGAACGACAAATGGATCATGATCCTTGACAGCGCTGACGACCGCGATGTGTTCGACAACGCGAATATTGCCCACGGCACGACCAGCGGCAATGAGCGCGAGAGGCGGCCATTTGCGACATACCTACCGCAGAGCCAAAATGGATCGATTATTGTCACAACACGTAACAGGGAGTTAGCATTCAGACTGACCGGGCGCCGTCAAAATATGATCGAAGTCGGACCGATGGCGCAGACAGATGCCCTCGCactcctggagaagaagctaggATCGCCCGCGGATCTAGATGTGGCGGCCGATCTCGTACAGGCGCTCGACCTCGTTCCGTTGGCCATTAGCCAGGCTGCCGCCTACATACAGGCAAGGGCGCCGCGGAGCTCGCCCGAGAAGTACCTAGCTGAGTTCCGGAAGA AGCAGTCTTTACAGTACGATGCTGGGGACCTACGACGGGATGGAGGCGCATCGAACGCGGTTCTTACCACATGGCAAATATCTTTTGACTACATCCGGTCTAAGCGGCCGTCTGCGGCGGATCTCTTGTCACTTatgagctttttcgaccGGCAAGGTATCCCTGGTTGGGTTTTAAAACCTCGTAGAGTTACTAAGGAGGATATTCCAGGACGGCGTATAGACGAGGACGGAGATACAGACTTTGATAACGGCAGAAGTGCTACAGATGGTGCC ATGGTGACATGGATGGTGACACATAGTGACCTCACGGATGATAGTGCAGATACTACTGATGATGGattcgaagatgatgtggcgaTGCTGAGAGACTACTGCATCATAGCGACGACtgagatggacgagtttgagATGCACGGGCTTGTGCAGTTCTCAACGAGGAAGTGGCTGGAACAATGGGGCCAGCAGGAGACGTTCAAACAGAAGTTTATCGAGCGAATGGCAGCGTCATTCCCAACTGGAGACTACAAGAACTGGGCGACTTGTCGAAATCTCTTCGCACACGTTCAAGTGGCCTTGGGTTACCGACCCAGCGAGAATAGGGAGGAAATATGGGCGACGCTTTTGTataatgggggttggtttgcatGGTCGCAAGGGAGATACGAGGTGGCACAGCGGATGGTGGGCAAAGCGAGACGAGCCCGCGAGAATAGActgggaaaagaggataCGGCGAGTCTAGATAGTATGTCACTGTTTGCTCTGATCCTTTTGCACCgaggccagtgggaggaggccgagaagctgtttttgcaggtgatggagactcgcaagaccaagcttggggccgatcacccagatacgctaacgagcatggccaacctggcgtcgacattttggaaccagggccggtgggaggaggccgagaagctgtttgtgcaggtgatggagacgagcaagaccaagcttggggccgatcacccagatacgctgtcgagcatggccaacctagcgtcgacatacaggaaccagggccggtgggaggaggccgagaagctgtttgtgcaggtgatggagacgagcaagaccaagcttggggccgatcacccttctacgctatcgagcatggccaacctagcgtcgacattttggaaccagggccggtgggaggaggccgagaagctgtttgtgcaggtgatggagactcgcaagaccaagcttggggccgatcacccagatacgctgacgagcatggccaacctcgcTTTTACTTGGAAAAGCCAAGGTCGACACTCGACCGCCTTAGCACTAATGAAGGACTGTGCCCAGGCTCGGCAGCGACGACTTGGTGCAGAGCATCCAGACACcctgtcgtctttggccaTCGTCACCAAGTGGGGTAGCTAG
- a CDS encoding hypothetical protein (EggNog:ENOG503P8J6; COG:S): protein MRRYLPFTSWDKLPSCGVLGLVLLTFVAGKIGGRGGYISIPGSLSDSGLWCSRQLRLVLGVMTMARLWFVGAAALGVSLASAQAVISAQGCTSRSFTIPSWFVEDLAATGGGASFSLLNRATNQTAEYTCRGGNCSAEEEIEDLVASVQISGTRASVSVNQTWSCSDRTPETKFTAAGTASVPLTDGKADSSPLLVKGSLLQPVALTPRYNEGPTGHDTPGCLAKSESPSWILSHVIWADQDGDEITSVKEQRLTFILTNLANGYEASCMSQGPVATNIFCAGTEFQSFTIGRYSISTAVQFDPATYSVTINQTWFCDDHNPAKPLQISATGTLPLPLSCTTEPIPSSPTHLKKFCTVPTTDSTVSLTGTLGTVVTLQPYSIEDPVPATQDSCTLSSIYSPKWQFSYFSTYNGSISFEIILQTNRGFRYPNPVYQGKSAGDGWWECEMGYDGGAQVPEGPLWPYKCQFRWDEGRKELSLRAEWECLELDAENPVRFSGVSTATVNSNIVCEKVEHREYTDEPLGEGEELTIPEPVGVVDYCYTENPSYAWVGDVKDVTWTSGKSL, encoded by the exons ATGCgtaggtacctacctttTACCTCGTGGGATAAATTGCCGTCGTGcggggttttggggttggttcTCCTCACGTTCGTGGCGGGGAAGATAGGGGGTCGGGGAGGTTATATATCCATCCCGGGTTCTTTGTCTGATAGTGGATTGTGGTGCTCTCGTCAATTGCGTCTTGTTCTTGGAGTGATGACGATGGCTCGTctttggtttgttggtgcAGCGGCTCTTGGGGTCTCGCTGGCTTCGGCGCAAGCGGTAATTTCTGCTCAAGGGTGCACGTCGAGATCGTTTACTATTCCGAGTTGGTTTGTCGAGGACCTTGCTGCTACTGGAGGGGGGGCGTCGTTTTCGCTTTTGAACAGGGCGACGAACCAGACAGCTGAGTACACTTGCCGGGGGGGCAATTGCTCGGCGGAGGAAGAGATCGAGGACCTGGTTGCGTCGGTCCAGATCTCCGGGACGAGAGCGAGTGTTTCGGTCAACCAGACATGGTCTTGCAGTGACCGCACCCCCGA AACAAAGTTCACCGCCGCCGGAACAGCCTCCGTCCCCCTCACCGACGGCAAAGCAGAcagctcccccctcctcgtcaaggggtctctcctccaacccgtCGCCCTCACCCCCAGATACAACGAAGGCCCCACCGGCCACGACACCCCCGGGTGCCTCGCCAAGTCCGAAAGCCCCAGCTGGATCCTCTCACACGTCATCTGGGCCGACCAAGACGGCGACGAGATCACCTCGGTCAAAGAGCAGCGTCTAAccttcatcctcaccaacctcgccaacgGCTACGAGGCAAGCTGCATGTCCCAGGGCCCCGTAGCAACCAACATTTTCTGCGCCGGCACCGAGTTCCAATCCTTTACCATCGGCCGCTACAGCATCTCCACCGCAGTCCAGTTCGATCCCGCAACCTACAGCGTGACCATAAACCAGACTTGGTTCTGCGACGATCACAACCCAGCTAAGCC CCTCCAAATCTCCGCCACCggaaccctccccctccccctctcatgCACCACCGAgcccatcccctcctcgcctACCCACCTCAAGAAATTCTGCACAGTCCCCACGACCGATTCGACCGTTTCCCTCACAGGCACCCTCGGCACTGTCGTCACCCTCCAGCCGTACTCCATCGAGGACCCCGTCCCTGCCACTCAAGACTCGTGCACCCTCTCCTCGATCTACAGTCCCAAATGGCAGTTTTCGTATTTCAGTACCTACAACGGCTCGATATCGTTTGAGATTATACTCCAGACAAACAGGGGGTTTAGATACCCTAATCCCGTATACCAGGGCAAGTCTGccggggatgggtggtgggagtgcGAGATGGGgtatgatggtggtgctcaGGTGCCCGAGGGCCCGTTGTGGCCATACAAATGCCAGTTTAGGTGGgatgaggggaggaaggagttgAGTTTGAGGGCTGAGTGGGAGTGTTTGGAGTTGGATGCCGAGAATCc GGTCCGCTTCTCGGGAGTGTCGACCGCCAccgtcaacagcaacattGTTTGCGAAAAGGTCGAGCATAGGGAGTACACCGACGAGCCGCTcggggaaggcgaggagcTGACGATTCCTGAGCCGGTGGGCGTGGTCGACTATTGCTACACTGAGAATCCGAGTTATGCCTGGGTTGGGGACGTTAAGGATGTCACTTGGACTTCGGGGAAGAGTTTgtga